The proteins below come from a single Brevundimonas sp. LM2 genomic window:
- a CDS encoding UTP--glucose-1-phosphate uridylyltransferase gives MSQSSSRVRKAVLPVAGLGTRILPAAKTTPKNMLNVFDRPILAHIVDEARASGIEHIIFVVGRGQGSIEDYFDHAVEMESILKAKGKDAILELVTADLPNPGEMSFVRQMAPLGLGHAVFCARDLIGDEPFAVILPDMLMMADTPALKQAIAAHEQTGGNVVVVEQAPAGETHKYGIVALDGQDGRLNRMTGMVEKPPLGTEPSNLFISGRYILTPDIFPLLADQQTGAGGEIQLTDAMARLMKVKDFHALEYEGATYDCGDPVGLLRANVAYALNHATLGEAARAALSDMI, from the coding sequence ATGAGCCAATCGTCGTCGCGCGTCCGCAAGGCCGTGCTGCCTGTTGCTGGCCTGGGCACACGCATCCTGCCCGCCGCCAAGACCACGCCCAAGAACATGCTGAATGTGTTCGACCGGCCCATCCTGGCCCATATCGTCGACGAGGCGCGGGCCTCGGGCATCGAGCACATCATCTTCGTCGTCGGGCGCGGTCAGGGGTCGATCGAGGACTATTTCGACCATGCGGTCGAGATGGAGAGCATCCTGAAGGCCAAGGGCAAGGACGCGATCCTGGAACTGGTCACCGCCGACCTGCCGAATCCCGGCGAGATGAGCTTCGTTCGTCAGATGGCCCCCCTGGGTCTGGGCCATGCCGTCTTCTGCGCCCGCGACCTGATCGGCGACGAGCCTTTCGCCGTCATCCTGCCCGACATGCTGATGATGGCCGACACGCCCGCCCTGAAACAGGCCATCGCCGCCCATGAACAGACCGGCGGCAACGTCGTCGTGGTCGAGCAGGCCCCGGCCGGCGAGACGCACAAATACGGCATCGTCGCCCTCGACGGTCAGGACGGCCGGCTGAACCGCATGACCGGCATGGTCGAGAAGCCGCCGCTGGGCACCGAGCCGTCGAACCTGTTCATCTCCGGTCGGTACATCCTGACGCCCGACATCTTCCCCCTGCTGGCCGACCAGCAGACCGGCGCCGGTGGCGAGATCCAGCTGACCGACGCCATGGCCCGGCTGATGAAGGTCAAGGATTTTCACGCCCTGGAGTATGAGGGCGCGACCTACGACTGCGGCGACCCCGTCGGCCTGCTGCGCGCCAACGTGGCCTATGCCTTGAATCACGCCACTCTGGGGGAAGCCGCCCGCGCCGCCCTGTCGGACATGATCTGA
- a CDS encoding NAD(P)-dependent oxidoreductase, whose translation MTSPSLLIFGAGYLGQGVAREALSRGMGVIATSRDAARRAALAADGIAAVDPDDAASLQAAVAGASAILITAPPDARGCPGLRGLLPALSASAAYPDWIGYISSTAVYGDRAGGWVFEDDALNAASLEGARRVRAEADWLDAGRGMGLTVQIFRLPGIYGPGRSVVDRLRDGSARIVKKPGQIFNRVHVEDAVSGMFASMARPHPGAAYNLTDDAPSSADVVMSWAAARMGLPSPPEVDWTDPSVSEGMRRFYLESKRISNARAKAELGWRPLYPTWREGLEATLSPRERAP comes from the coding sequence ATGACGTCCCCGTCGCTGCTGATCTTCGGGGCCGGCTATTTGGGACAGGGCGTCGCGCGTGAGGCGCTGTCCCGGGGCATGGGCGTGATCGCCACCTCGCGCGACGCCGCCCGGCGCGCCGCTCTGGCGGCCGACGGCATCGCTGCGGTCGATCCGGACGACGCCGCGAGCCTGCAGGCCGCCGTCGCCGGGGCCTCCGCCATCCTGATCACCGCCCCGCCCGATGCGCGCGGCTGCCCCGGCCTTCGGGGCCTTCTGCCGGCCCTCAGCGCCAGCGCCGCCTATCCCGACTGGATCGGCTATATCTCCTCCACCGCCGTCTATGGCGACCGGGCGGGCGGCTGGGTGTTCGAGGACGACGCCCTGAACGCCGCCAGTCTGGAGGGCGCGCGCCGGGTCCGGGCCGAGGCCGACTGGCTGGACGCCGGGCGCGGCATGGGGCTGACGGTGCAGATCTTCCGCCTGCCCGGCATCTACGGCCCCGGCCGGTCAGTGGTCGACCGGCTGCGCGACGGCTCGGCCCGGATCGTCAAGAAGCCTGGCCAGATCTTCAACCGGGTCCATGTCGAGGACGCGGTGTCCGGCATGTTCGCCTCGATGGCCCGGCCGCACCCGGGGGCCGCCTATAACCTGACCGACGACGCGCCATCGTCCGCCGACGTGGTCATGAGCTGGGCCGCCGCCCGCATGGGCCTGCCCAGCCCGCCCGAGGTCGACTGGACCGATCCCTCGGTGTCCGAGGGGATGCGGCGGTTCTACCTCGAATCCAAACGCATCTCGAACGCCCGCGCCAAGGCGGAGCTGGGCTGGCGACCGCTGTATCCGACGTGGCGGGAGGGGCTCGAAGCTACCCTCTCCCCAAGGGAGAGGGCTCCCTAG
- a CDS encoding cold-shock protein, whose translation MATGTVKWYNSTKGYGFIEPSDGGKDVFVHVSAVEGAGMNGLNEGQKVSYEVEKDRRTGKESAGQLKAAE comes from the coding sequence ATGGCTACCGGCACTGTCAAATGGTACAACTCCACTAAAGGCTACGGCTTCATCGAGCCCTCGGACGGCGGCAAGGACGTGTTCGTTCACGTTTCCGCCGTTGAAGGCGCTGGCATGAACGGCCTCAACGAAGGCCAGAAGGTCTCGTACGAAGTCGAGAAAGACCGCCGCACCGGCAAGGAATCGGCTGGTCAACTTAAGGCCGCTGAATAG
- the glmS gene encoding glutamine--fructose-6-phosphate transaminase (isomerizing): MCGIIGIVGTKPVADRLVESLKRLEYRGYDSAGIAAQVDGVLERRRAPGKLRELEAVLAAHPLVAQTGIGHTRWATHGAPTERNAHPHIAGRVAVVHNGIIENFAELKAELIAAGRVFQSDTDTEVVAHLLDSELASGLEPLAAFKATLDRLSGAFALCVLISGEDEVILAARNGPPLAIGHGDGEMFVGSDGLALGPFTNRVTYLEDGDYVLVTHGGARIFDGSGAPVVRPIKIVPASAVLMEKGNFRHFMEKEIHDQPEGCQHTIAAYVDALNGRTAIPGEVDFAGLERIQIVACGTSYIAGMIGRYLIEQLADLPVDVEIASEFRYRQPALRANALAIAMSQSGETADTLAAFRHCAGAGMKTAAIVNATESTIAREADVVWPIHCGPEIGVASTKAFTAQVSVMIALAIAAARARGRIDAAEEQRLVRVLLGAPRLIAEAIGLEGSIKEIAGEIAKARDVLYLGRGPMSALAMEGALKLKEISYIHAEGYAAGELKHGPIALVDEATPIIILAPYDSWFEKSASNMSEVMARGGQVVFITDPEGAKHAPAGAKVVVTAPASDPLVSALVMSAPIQLLAYHVAVVKGADVDQPRNLAKSVTVE; the protein is encoded by the coding sequence ATGTGCGGCATCATCGGCATCGTCGGAACGAAACCGGTCGCGGACCGGCTGGTCGAAAGCCTGAAGCGGCTGGAGTACCGCGGCTATGATTCCGCCGGCATCGCCGCCCAGGTCGACGGCGTGCTGGAGCGCCGCCGCGCGCCCGGCAAGCTGCGGGAGCTGGAGGCGGTGCTGGCCGCCCATCCCCTGGTCGCCCAGACCGGCATCGGCCACACCCGCTGGGCGACCCACGGGGCCCCGACCGAGCGCAACGCCCACCCCCACATCGCCGGACGGGTGGCGGTGGTCCACAACGGCATCATCGAGAATTTCGCCGAGCTGAAGGCCGAGCTGATCGCCGCCGGCCGGGTGTTTCAGTCGGACACCGACACAGAGGTGGTCGCCCACCTGCTGGATTCGGAGCTGGCTAGCGGGCTGGAGCCTCTGGCGGCGTTCAAGGCGACGCTGGACCGTCTGTCGGGGGCTTTTGCCCTGTGCGTGCTGATCTCGGGCGAGGACGAGGTCATCCTGGCCGCCCGCAACGGACCGCCCCTGGCCATCGGCCACGGCGACGGCGAGATGTTCGTCGGCTCGGACGGCCTGGCCCTCGGGCCCTTCACCAACCGGGTGACCTATCTGGAAGACGGGGACTACGTCCTCGTCACCCACGGCGGGGCGCGCATCTTCGACGGGTCGGGCGCGCCCGTGGTTCGGCCGATCAAGATCGTGCCCGCCTCGGCCGTGCTGATGGAGAAAGGCAATTTCCGCCACTTCATGGAGAAGGAGATCCATGATCAGCCGGAGGGGTGCCAGCACACCATCGCCGCCTATGTCGACGCCCTGAACGGCCGCACGGCCATTCCGGGCGAGGTCGATTTCGCCGGGCTGGAGCGGATCCAGATCGTCGCCTGCGGCACCTCCTACATCGCCGGGATGATCGGCCGCTATCTGATCGAACAGCTGGCCGACCTGCCTGTGGACGTCGAGATCGCCTCGGAATTCCGCTACCGCCAGCCGGCGCTGCGCGCCAATGCCCTGGCCATCGCCATGTCCCAGTCGGGCGAGACCGCCGACACCCTGGCCGCCTTCCGCCACTGCGCCGGCGCGGGCATGAAGACCGCCGCCATCGTCAATGCCACCGAATCCACCATCGCCCGCGAGGCCGACGTGGTCTGGCCGATCCACTGCGGGCCGGAGATCGGCGTGGCCTCGACCAAGGCCTTCACCGCCCAGGTCTCGGTCATGATCGCCCTCGCCATCGCCGCCGCCCGGGCGCGCGGCCGGATCGACGCGGCCGAGGAGCAGCGTCTGGTCCGCGTCCTGCTGGGGGCCCCCCGCCTGATCGCCGAGGCCATCGGCCTGGAGGGGTCGATCAAGGAGATCGCCGGAGAGATCGCCAAGGCGCGCGACGTTCTCTACCTCGGTCGCGGCCCGATGTCGGCCCTGGCCATGGAGGGGGCGCTGAAGCTCAAGGAGATCAGCTATATCCACGCCGAGGGCTATGCCGCCGGCGAGCTGAAGCACGGCCCCATCGCCCTGGTCGACGAGGCGACGCCGATCATCATCCTGGCCCCCTATGACAGCTGGTTCGAGAAATCGGCCTCGAACATGAGCGAGGTCATGGCGCGCGGCGGGCAGGTGGTCTTCATCACCGACCCCGAGGGTGCCAAACACGCCCCGGCCGGCGCCAAGGTGGTGGTGACCGCCCCGGCCAGCGACCCGCTGGTCTCGGCCCTGGTCATGTCGGCCCCGATCCAGTTGCTGGCCTATCATGTGGCCGTGGTGAAGGGGGCCGACGTCGACCAGCCCCGGAACCTCGCCAAGTCGGTCACCGTCGAGTAA
- a CDS encoding EipA family protein, with translation MHRRHLIQTGFAATALTALGACASTAQQPNDPRYPIASDTTANAYTADELVAAGSRELGIAAEAMGAAIERIFADQGDRPTAYIAGEEAAGAAGIGLRYGRGALHMKDLSASQEVFWQGISIGWDIGGNASRVFTLCYGLYAPDAIYRRYPGVEGSAYLVGGVGVNYQRADGIVLAPVRTGVGLRLGANVGTMAYSRQRNLLPF, from the coding sequence ATGCACCGCCGCCACCTGATCCAGACCGGTTTCGCCGCCACGGCCCTGACGGCGCTCGGGGCCTGCGCCTCGACCGCGCAGCAGCCGAACGATCCGCGCTATCCGATCGCCTCGGACACCACGGCCAATGCCTATACGGCCGACGAACTGGTCGCCGCCGGTTCGCGCGAACTGGGCATCGCGGCCGAGGCCATGGGCGCGGCGATCGAGCGGATCTTCGCCGACCAGGGCGACCGCCCCACCGCCTATATCGCGGGCGAGGAGGCGGCCGGCGCCGCCGGCATCGGCCTGCGTTACGGCCGCGGGGCCCTGCACATGAAGGACCTGTCAGCCTCGCAGGAGGTGTTCTGGCAGGGCATCTCGATCGGCTGGGACATCGGCGGCAACGCCAGCCGGGTCTTCACCCTGTGCTACGGCCTGTATGCGCCGGACGCCATCTATCGCCGCTATCCGGGGGTCGAGGGTTCGGCCTATCTGGTCGGGGGCGTGGGGGTGAACTACCAGCGCGCCGACGGCATCGTCCTGGCCCCGGTCCGCACCGGCGTCGGCCTGCGCCTGGGGGCCAACGTCGGCACCATGGCCTACAGCCGCCAGCGGAACCTGCTGCCGTTCTAG
- the pheS gene encoding phenylalanine--tRNA ligase subunit alpha, giving the protein MTDLAALELDLINAIGSATTVAEVEAVRVAALGKTGTISGLLKGMGAMSPDARREQGPVINGLRDRVNAGIAARKAELEAAELDARLLSERIDLSLPPRPRRKGGVHPTLQVMDEMIALFAEMGFAVAEGPDIEDDFHNFTALNFPPKHPARETHDTFFLRPDPETGERKVLRTHTSPVQVRTMLSQEPPIRIVAPGRTFRKDSDATHTPMFHQIEGLVIGRDIHMGHLKTTLETFVARFFELDGIDARFRPHHFPFTEPSAEMDIRCDRSGGKLVLNEGTDWLEILGCGMVHPKVLQSCGIDPDQWQGFAFGMGVDRMAMLKYGVPDLRPMFEADVRWLAHYGFSAFAAPNPASGLS; this is encoded by the coding sequence ATGACCGACCTCGCCGCGCTCGAACTCGACCTGATCAACGCCATCGGCAGCGCGACGACCGTCGCGGAGGTCGAGGCCGTGCGGGTCGCGGCCCTGGGCAAGACCGGCACGATCTCGGGGCTGCTCAAGGGCATGGGGGCCATGAGTCCCGACGCGCGGCGCGAGCAGGGGCCGGTGATCAACGGCCTGCGCGATCGGGTCAACGCGGGAATCGCGGCCAGGAAGGCGGAGCTGGAAGCCGCCGAATTGGACGCGCGGCTGCTGAGCGAGCGCATCGACCTGAGCCTGCCGCCGCGACCGCGGCGCAAGGGCGGGGTCCATCCGACCCTGCAGGTGATGGACGAGATGATCGCCCTGTTCGCCGAGATGGGGTTCGCGGTCGCGGAAGGGCCCGACATCGAGGACGATTTCCACAATTTCACCGCCCTGAACTTCCCGCCCAAGCATCCCGCGCGCGAGACCCACGACACCTTCTTCCTGCGCCCGGACCCCGAGACGGGCGAGCGCAAGGTGCTGCGCACCCACACCAGCCCGGTTCAGGTGCGTACCATGCTGAGCCAGGAGCCGCCGATCCGGATCGTCGCGCCCGGCCGCACCTTCCGCAAGGACTCCGACGCCACCCACACCCCGATGTTCCATCAGATCGAGGGTCTGGTGATCGGCCGCGACATCCACATGGGCCATCTGAAGACCACGCTGGAGACCTTCGTGGCGCGCTTCTTCGAGCTGGACGGGATCGATGCCCGGTTCCGGCCGCACCATTTCCCCTTCACCGAGCCCTCGGCCGAGATGGACATCCGCTGCGACCGCTCGGGCGGCAAGCTGGTGCTGAACGAGGGCACCGACTGGCTGGAGATCCTGGGCTGCGGCATGGTCCACCCGAAGGTGCTGCAGAGCTGCGGCATCGATCCGGACCAGTGGCAGGGATTCGCCTTCGGCATGGGCGTCGACCGGATGGCCATGCTGAAATACGGCGTGCCCGACCTGCGCCCTATGTTCGAGGCCGACGTGCGCTGGCTGGCCCACTACGGTTTCTCGGCCTTTGCGGCCCCCAATCCCGCCTCTGGCCTGAGCTGA
- a CDS encoding YihY/virulence factor BrkB family protein has translation MTSSRRRPLSPVWKIVGAVTGGLAAGAGAAHLLYTQGYKYGLELRPQRPSPSPEKAPTPETLDALHPGRGRLAGRPMHIPHKGWLDIVWRVGNGYFNDQVGFVAGGVTFLMLLSLFPTLAAFVTVYGLFADPADASGRIQFLYSFLPANVAGFLAQEMTRLAAGSTGALTFTLIWTLALSLWTANNGIKTLFLGINVAYRETEKRDIVRYNLLCFAFTLSGLTAVLLSAALVVGVPIFLGLFGLADDWERLAPLRWPILFAIYILTLMAIYRFGPSRSGARLRWLVPGAVFAASVSVFISFAFSWYLTTFVRMDSYGPLATAMGFLLWVWLSVQVVLMGAKLNAEIEHQTAIDTTIKRGAPIGTRGAVMADTVGSTQGSRAVLAFTRRQVAMIGRMLGRGRNVPSA, from the coding sequence ATGACCTCCTCTCGCCGCCGCCCGCTCTCGCCCGTCTGGAAAATCGTCGGGGCCGTGACCGGCGGTCTGGCCGCCGGAGCCGGGGCCGCGCATCTGCTCTACACCCAGGGTTACAAATACGGCCTGGAGCTGCGCCCGCAGCGGCCGTCACCCAGCCCGGAGAAGGCCCCGACGCCGGAGACCCTGGACGCCCTGCACCCTGGACGCGGCCGCCTGGCCGGTCGTCCGATGCATATTCCGCACAAGGGCTGGCTCGACATCGTCTGGCGCGTCGGCAACGGCTATTTCAACGACCAGGTGGGCTTCGTCGCCGGCGGCGTGACCTTCCTGATGCTGCTGTCGCTGTTCCCGACCCTGGCCGCCTTCGTCACCGTCTATGGCCTGTTCGCCGACCCGGCCGATGCCTCGGGCCGCATCCAGTTCCTCTATTCCTTCCTGCCGGCCAACGTGGCGGGATTCCTGGCCCAGGAGATGACGCGGCTCGCGGCCGGGTCGACCGGGGCCCTGACCTTCACCCTGATCTGGACCCTGGCCCTGTCGCTGTGGACCGCCAACAACGGCATCAAGACCCTGTTCCTGGGCATCAACGTCGCCTACCGCGAGACCGAGAAGCGCGACATCGTCCGGTACAACCTGCTGTGCTTCGCCTTCACCCTGTCGGGCCTGACGGCGGTGCTGCTCAGCGCGGCCCTGGTGGTCGGGGTGCCGATCTTCCTGGGTCTTTTCGGCCTGGCGGACGACTGGGAGCGGCTGGCACCCCTGCGCTGGCCCATCCTGTTCGCCATCTACATCCTGACCCTGATGGCCATCTATCGCTTCGGCCCAAGCCGGTCGGGGGCGAGGCTGCGGTGGCTGGTGCCGGGCGCGGTGTTCGCGGCCAGCGTCAGCGTCTTCATCTCCTTCGCCTTCAGCTGGTACCTGACCACCTTCGTGCGGATGGACTCCTACGGGCCGCTGGCCACCGCCATGGGTTTCCTGCTGTGGGTCTGGCTGTCGGTCCAGGTGGTGCTGATGGGGGCCAAGCTGAACGCCGAGATCGAGCACCAGACCGCGATCGACACCACGATCAAGCGCGGCGCCCCGATCGGCACGCGCGGCGCCGTCATGGCCGATACCGTGGGCTCGACCCAGGGCAGCCGCGCCGTGCTGGCCTTCACCCGCCGGCAGGTGGCGATGATCGGCCGCATGCTCGGGCGCGGCCGAAACGTCCCGTCGGCCTGA
- the pheT gene encoding phenylalanine--tRNA ligase subunit beta, whose product MKFTLSWLKDHLETDADAARIAEAMTMAGLEVEHVVDPTVALAPFTVARIVEAVQHPNADRLRVCQVETVDGMKEIVCGAPNARAGLTTIYAPIGAYVPGLGVTLVEKPVRGVVSNGMLCSASELQLADESDGIQELPPEIPVGTPVARLFGAEPVIDFEVTPNRPDWLGVAGIARDLAAAGVGTLKHFDIAVVRGAFPSPVSVRLEAPEMCPVFAGRVIRGVTNGLSPAWLQTRLQAIGLRSINRLVDVTNLIAYDRARPLHVYDLAKLVGTEIVVRAGQVSTGSAHIAAGTPEHLIALDGKTYEIGADQCVVADAMGERPIGLGGVMGGVSTGCSDETTDVFLESAWFDPIVTAQTGRSLTISSDAQYRFARGVDPASVVPGLELATRLILDLCGGEPSEVVVAGQAPADPAPFAFDPAYVQRLSGMTLDDDRIGTILGQLGFRVTAAAPGQAEPWTVTPPSWRRDVEGRADLVEEVTRIHGFQHLPSTPLPDQGSPSKGVLNPRQTRVRIARRALAALGYSEAVTWSFTRRDIAGLFGGGDARLVVDNPIASDLDCMRPSILPNLIQAAARNAARGHADVALFEIGPIYLGDQPGDQRTVIAGLVSARAARHWTGAGEDPLFGLKGDLMAVLEAIGAPVASLQLAQGSNRDWWHPGRSARLQLGPKTVIAEFGAVHPRVLKALDADGPMLAFEIVLDAVPEPKSKGTKARGNADLPNLMPLTRDFAFVVADDRAAGDLVRAVQGADKALIAEVRVFDVYRGPGVDEGFKSVALEVVIQPREATLTEAEIEALSARVVAAAEKLGARLRS is encoded by the coding sequence GTGAAATTCACCCTCTCCTGGCTGAAAGACCATCTGGAGACCGACGCGGACGCCGCACGGATCGCCGAGGCCATGACCATGGCCGGGCTGGAGGTCGAGCACGTCGTCGACCCGACCGTGGCCCTGGCCCCGTTCACGGTCGCCAGGATCGTCGAGGCGGTGCAGCACCCCAATGCCGACCGGCTGCGCGTCTGCCAGGTCGAGACCGTCGACGGGATGAAGGAGATCGTCTGCGGCGCGCCCAATGCGCGGGCGGGCCTGACCACCATCTACGCCCCGATCGGGGCCTATGTCCCCGGCCTGGGCGTGACCCTGGTCGAGAAGCCGGTTCGGGGCGTGGTCTCGAACGGCATGCTGTGCTCGGCCTCCGAGCTGCAGCTGGCCGACGAGAGCGACGGCATCCAGGAACTGCCGCCGGAGATCCCGGTCGGCACGCCGGTGGCCCGGCTGTTCGGGGCCGAGCCGGTGATCGATTTCGAGGTCACGCCCAACCGGCCGGACTGGCTGGGCGTCGCCGGGATCGCGCGCGACCTGGCGGCGGCGGGCGTCGGCACGCTGAAGCATTTCGACATCGCCGTGGTGCGCGGGGCCTTTCCGTCGCCGGTCTCGGTGCGGCTGGAGGCCCCCGAGATGTGCCCGGTCTTCGCCGGCCGCGTGATCCGGGGCGTGACCAACGGGCTGTCGCCGGCCTGGCTGCAGACCCGGCTCCAGGCCATCGGCCTGCGCTCGATCAACCGGCTGGTCGATGTCACCAATCTGATCGCCTATGACCGGGCGCGACCGCTGCACGTCTATGACCTTGCCAAGCTGGTCGGGACCGAGATCGTCGTGCGCGCCGGCCAGGTCTCGACCGGCAGCGCCCATATCGCCGCCGGTACGCCCGAGCATCTGATCGCCCTCGACGGCAAGACCTATGAGATCGGCGCGGACCAGTGCGTCGTCGCCGACGCCATGGGCGAGCGCCCGATCGGCCTGGGCGGGGTCATGGGCGGCGTCTCGACCGGTTGTTCGGACGAAACGACCGACGTCTTTCTGGAAAGCGCCTGGTTCGACCCGATCGTCACCGCCCAGACGGGGCGCAGCCTGACCATTAGCTCGGACGCCCAGTACCGGTTCGCGCGCGGCGTCGATCCGGCCTCGGTGGTGCCCGGCCTGGAGCTGGCGACGCGGCTGATCCTGGACCTGTGCGGCGGCGAGCCCTCCGAGGTGGTCGTGGCCGGCCAGGCCCCGGCCGATCCCGCCCCCTTCGCCTTCGACCCCGCCTATGTGCAGCGCCTGTCCGGCATGACCCTGGACGACGACCGCATCGGTACCATCCTGGGCCAGCTCGGCTTCCGGGTCACGGCCGCCGCGCCGGGCCAGGCCGAACCCTGGACCGTGACCCCGCCGTCGTGGCGGCGCGATGTCGAGGGCCGGGCCGATCTGGTCGAGGAGGTCACCCGCATCCACGGCTTCCAGCACCTGCCGTCCACCCCCCTGCCGGATCAGGGCTCGCCGTCGAAGGGCGTGCTGAACCCGCGCCAGACCCGGGTGCGGATCGCCCGCCGGGCCCTGGCGGCCCTGGGCTATTCGGAGGCCGTCACCTGGTCGTTCACCCGGCGCGACATCGCCGGCCTGTTCGGCGGCGGGGACGCGCGGCTGGTGGTCGACAACCCGATCGCCTCGGACCTGGACTGCATGCGCCCGTCGATCCTGCCCAACCTGATCCAGGCGGCGGCGCGCAACGCCGCGCGCGGCCATGCCGACGTCGCCCTGTTCGAGATCGGGCCCATCTATCTGGGTGACCAGCCGGGCGACCAGCGGACCGTCATCGCGGGCCTGGTCTCGGCCCGGGCCGCGCGGCACTGGACCGGCGCGGGCGAGGATCCCCTGTTCGGGCTGAAGGGTGACCTGATGGCCGTGCTGGAGGCCATCGGTGCCCCGGTCGCCTCGTTGCAGCTGGCCCAGGGGTCGAACCGCGACTGGTGGCATCCGGGCCGGTCGGCGCGCCTGCAGCTGGGGCCCAAGACCGTCATCGCCGAGTTCGGGGCGGTGCACCCGCGCGTGCTCAAGGCGCTGGACGCCGACGGGCCGATGCTGGCCTTCGAGATCGTCCTCGACGCGGTGCCGGAGCCGAAATCCAAGGGCACCAAGGCGCGCGGCAACGCCGACCTGCCCAATCTGATGCCCCTGACCCGCGACTTCGCCTTCGTCGTCGCCGACGATCGGGCGGCGGGCGATCTGGTGCGGGCGGTGCAGGGGGCGGACAAGGCCCTGATCGCCGAGGTCCGGGTGTTCGACGTCTATCGCGGACCGGGCGTGGACGAGGGCTTCAAGTCGGTCGCCCTCGAGGTCGTGATCCAGCCGCGCGAGGCCACCCTGACCGAGGCCGAGATCGAGGCCCTGTCGGCGCGCGTCGTGGCGGCCGCTGAAAAGCTGGGTGCGCGCCTCAGGTCCTGA
- a CDS encoding NAD-dependent epimerase/dehydratase family protein, with protein MKVLVLGGDGFCGWPTALHLSARGWEVVIVDNLSRRDIDVELGVQSLTPIGTIQDRIAAWKEVSGRDIGFVDLTVGKDFDGLVALIRDETPDSVVHFAEQRAAPYSMKSARHKLYTVDNNINATNHLLAAIVESGLDVHLAHLGTMGVYGYTTAGLRIPEGYLTVTVQTDFGPTEQEILFPPNPGSIYHMTKTQDALLFQFYAKNDGVRITDLHQGIVWGAQTEETRLDERLINRFDYDGDYGTVLNRFLMQGALGHPLTVHGTGGQTRAFIHIQDTVRCVELALKNPPKSGERVKILNQMTESRRVRDLAALVAGMTGAEIHNVANPRQEADENELVVANDQFRDLGLKPITLAEGLMADVTDIARRYADRADCSKIPCVSAWNGTRAEALKAAPACATPTSRPAEPRPARVKVVG; from the coding sequence ATGAAGGTTCTGGTTCTGGGCGGGGATGGATTCTGCGGCTGGCCGACGGCGCTGCATCTGTCGGCGCGGGGCTGGGAGGTCGTGATCGTCGACAATCTGAGCCGCCGCGACATCGACGTGGAACTGGGCGTCCAGTCCCTGACCCCGATCGGTACGATCCAGGACCGGATCGCGGCCTGGAAAGAGGTCTCCGGGCGCGACATCGGCTTCGTCGACCTGACCGTCGGCAAGGATTTCGACGGCCTGGTCGCCCTGATCCGCGACGAGACGCCCGACAGCGTGGTCCATTTCGCCGAGCAGCGCGCCGCCCCCTATTCGATGAAGTCGGCGCGGCACAAGCTCTACACCGTCGACAACAACATCAACGCCACCAACCATCTGCTGGCCGCCATCGTCGAGAGCGGGCTGGACGTCCACCTGGCCCACCTGGGGACCATGGGGGTCTATGGCTACACCACCGCCGGTCTGCGCATTCCCGAGGGCTATCTGACCGTCACGGTCCAGACCGATTTCGGCCCGACCGAGCAGGAGATCCTGTTTCCGCCCAATCCGGGCTCAATCTATCATATGACCAAGACCCAGGACGCCCTGCTGTTTCAGTTCTACGCCAAGAACGACGGCGTCCGGATCACCGACCTGCACCAGGGGATCGTCTGGGGGGCTCAGACCGAGGAGACCCGGCTGGACGAGCGTCTGATCAACCGGTTCGACTATGACGGCGACTACGGCACGGTGCTGAACCGGTTCCTGATGCAGGGCGCGCTGGGCCATCCGCTGACGGTGCACGGCACGGGCGGCCAGACCCGGGCCTTCATCCACATCCAGGACACGGTGCGCTGCGTCGAGCTGGCGCTGAAGAACCCGCCGAAATCGGGCGAACGGGTCAAGATCCTCAACCAGATGACCGAAAGCCGCCGGGTCCGCGACCTGGCCGCCCTGGTCGCCGGCATGACCGGGGCCGAGATCCACAATGTCGCCAATCCGAGGCAGGAGGCCGACGAGAACGAGCTGGTCGTCGCCAACGACCAGTTCCGCGACCTGGGGCTGAAGCCCATCACCCTGGCCGAGGGTCTGATGGCCGACGTCACAGACATCGCCCGCCGCTATGCCGACCGCGCCGACTGCAGCAAGATCCCCTGCGTCTCCGCCTGGAACGGCACCCGGGCCGAAGCCCTCAAGGCCGCCCCGGCCTGTGCGACCCCGACGTCGCGCCCCGCCGAGCCGCGCCCGGCGCGCGTGAAGGTCGTCGGCTGA